In Phycisphaerae bacterium, a genomic segment contains:
- a CDS encoding type II toxin-antitoxin system HicA family toxin, translated as MPELPVLTARQVIQALSVLGFTTLRQRGSHLQMRRGNRMATVPLHRGDIPPGTLKSILRQAGITVQELIDSL; from the coding sequence ATGCCTGAATTGCCCGTGTTAACAGCGAGACAAGTGATTCAAGCCCTATCAGTATTGGGATTCACCACATTGAGGCAGCGGGGCAGCCACCTGCAGATGAGGCGGGGGAACCGGATGGCCACCGTACCTCTCCATCGAGGTGACATCCCGCCGGGGACCTTGAAATCGATTTTGCGACAGGCCGGGATTACCGTACAGGAGTTGATCGATTCTTTGTAA
- the hslU gene encoding ATP-dependent protease ATPase subunit HslU, which produces MKELTPRQIVEALDQYIIGQDEAKRAVAIAVRNRWRRQQLPENMRSEVGPKNILMIGPTGVGKTEIARRLARLVNAPFVKVEASKYTEVGYHGRDVESMIRDLLDLAIHMVRAEQTEVVRQEAERIAEERLIDALLPAGTGDEDDDPNSDTAQKRHRTREKFRRKLRDGEFDDRDIEITAEERPMPAGMMATFGVDQLDPEIQSFFEKLIPQQRKNRRLPLREARKVLFQQACDELIDREKVTEMAIRRTENSGIIFIDEIDKIAGTGSLHGPDVSRQGVQRDLLPIVEGSTVGTRHGLVRTDHILFIAAGAFHISKPSDLMPELQGRFPIRVELSDLTKDDFVRILTQPQNALTRQQIALMATEGVKLDFTPSAIEAMAEIAWQVNRNTLNIGARRLYTIMEKVVEDLSFGASERSGEAVIIDEPDVRKRLAEIIKDEDVSRFIL; this is translated from the coding sequence ATGAAAGAGCTGACCCCCAGACAAATAGTCGAAGCTTTGGATCAATACATCATCGGTCAGGACGAAGCCAAACGGGCAGTGGCCATCGCCGTGCGGAACCGCTGGCGGCGCCAACAGTTGCCCGAGAACATGCGCAGTGAGGTCGGCCCCAAGAACATCCTCATGATCGGGCCGACAGGGGTGGGCAAAACCGAAATCGCCCGGCGGCTGGCCAGGCTGGTCAACGCCCCGTTCGTGAAGGTCGAGGCCAGCAAGTACACCGAGGTCGGTTACCACGGGCGGGACGTCGAAAGCATGATCCGCGACCTGCTCGACCTGGCCATTCACATGGTCCGCGCCGAACAGACCGAGGTCGTCCGCCAGGAGGCCGAGCGGATCGCCGAGGAGCGCCTGATCGACGCCCTCCTGCCCGCCGGAACCGGCGACGAGGATGATGACCCGAACAGCGATACGGCCCAGAAACGTCACCGCACGAGAGAGAAATTCCGCCGGAAGCTGCGGGACGGCGAGTTCGACGACCGCGACATCGAGATCACCGCTGAAGAGCGGCCCATGCCGGCCGGAATGATGGCCACCTTCGGCGTCGATCAGCTCGATCCGGAGATCCAGAGTTTCTTCGAAAAGCTCATCCCTCAACAGCGCAAGAATCGCCGTTTGCCGCTGCGCGAGGCACGCAAGGTGCTCTTCCAGCAGGCTTGCGACGAGCTGATCGACCGCGAGAAAGTGACCGAGATGGCCATTCGCCGGACCGAAAACAGTGGCATCATCTTCATCGACGAGATCGACAAGATCGCCGGCACCGGCAGCCTGCACGGGCCCGATGTCTCTCGCCAGGGGGTGCAGCGGGATCTGCTCCCCATCGTCGAGGGCAGCACCGTAGGCACCCGGCACGGCCTGGTTCGCACCGACCACATCCTGTTTATTGCCGCCGGGGCCTTTCACATCAGCAAGCCGTCGGACCTGATGCCCGAGCTTCAGGGCCGTTTTCCCATCCGCGTTGAGTTGAGCGACCTGACCAAGGACGACTTTGTTCGCATTCTGACTCAGCCGCAGAACGCCCTGACGCGCCAGCAGATCGCCCTGATGGCCACCGAAGGAGTCAAGCTCGATTTCACTCCCTCGGCGATCGAGGCCATGGCCGAGATCGCGTGGCAGGTCAACCGCAATACGCTCAACATCGGCGCGCGGCGGCTGTATACCATTATGGAGAAGGTGGTCGAGGACCTGTCGTTCGGCGCTTCCGAACGATCGGGTGAGGCGGTAATCATCGATGAGCCCGACGTGCGGAAGCGATTGGCCGAGATCATCAAGGACGAGGATGTAAGCCGGTTCATCCTCTAA